One Nicotiana sylvestris chromosome 12, ASM39365v2, whole genome shotgun sequence genomic window carries:
- the LOC104222818 gene encoding photosystem I reaction center subunit N, chloroplastic: MAAMNSSVLACSYAVSGIGASELTSKHASIASQSVQKWPVIKAQQSKVLDSEANKNQAGRRIALLGLAAALFTAASSNSSANAGVIDDYLEKSKANKELNDKKRLATSGANFARAYTVQFGTCKFPENFTGCQDLAKQKKVPFISDDLALECEGKDKYKCGSNVFWKW, encoded by the exons ATGGCAGCAATGAACTCAAGTGTATTGGCATGCAGCTATGCAGTGTCAGGCATTGGTGCATCTGAACTCACCTCAAAACATGCCTCTATTGCGTCCCAATCAGTTCAGAAATGGCCAGTTATTAAGGCTCAACAGTCCAAAGTGTTGGATTCAGAAGCCAACAAGAACCAAGCTGGTAGAAGAATCGCTCTTCTTGGCTTAGCTGCTGCCCTTTTCACCGCTGCTTCCTCCAACTCCTCAGCCAATGCTGGTGTCATTGACGATTATCTTGAGAAAAGCAAAGCCAACAAG GAATTGAATGACAAGAAGAGGTTGGCCACAAGTGGTGCAAATTTCGCAAGAGCATACACAGTTCAGTTTGGCACATGCAAGTTCCCTGAAAATTTCACTGGCTGCCAAGACCTTGCCAAGCAAAAG AAAGTGCCATTTATAAGTGACGATTTGGCCTTGGAGTGCGAGGGCAAGGACAAATACAAGTGTGGTTCTAATGTGTTCTGGAAATGGTGA